From Ammoniphilus oxalaticus:
TCAATTAAGGCATCAGGATCCGCTACAACCGATGGAGGACAAGGAATTTATCGGGCAAATGACTCAATTTAGCTCCCTTGAACAAATGATGAATTTAAACGAAGCATTTTTGAAGTTTGCTGATTCACAGAACGGGTTGAATGCTCATGCATCAACGATCGGCAAAGAAATCAGTTGGTTTGATCCTGAAATCAATGATCTGAAGAGCGGCTTGGTAACAGGCGTAACGACCAAAGAGGGCAGTGTTTTTTACATAGGAGACGGATGGAAAGTACCCATTGAGCAAGTGAGTTCGATTCGACAACCATAATATAAAGGGGGATATTCAATGCTTCGTTCATTATATTCAGGAATTTCTGGGATGCAAGGATTCCAAACAAAATTAGATGTGATCGGGAATAATGTTGCCAACGTTAATACTGTGGGTTATAAGAAAAGTAGAGTTATGTTTCAAGATATTTTAAGTCAAACGGTCGCTGGAGCGACTGCGCCTGGTGTCGCGGGAGGAGTCAATCCAAAACAGATTGGGTTAGGGGTTAATGCTGCGGCAATTGATGTGGTGCATTCACCTGGCAGCCCGATGACTACGAACTTGTCGACAGATTTGAGTATCGATGGGGATGGTTTTTTCATTGTATCACCTGATGGGGGAAATGCCCAATATTTAACAAGAGCTGGGAATTTTACCCGCGATGCAAATGGGGATCTTGTAACTGCTCAAGGTTACCACGTACTTGATGAAGATGGTAACGTAATCAATATTCCTCGGTATGATGAGTCAGCTTCAATCGGTTACACGTCCTTTTCAATTGATATGAATGGACAGGTGTGGGGGACACGTGGAGATGATGGTACGACAGAATTAGTAAGTGTTGATGGAGGCGCAGGGGATACAATTGGAATAGCGACCGTAAATAATCCTGGTGGATTGCAGAAGTTAGGCGGTTCGCTTTACGAGGTTACGACAAATGCTCACCCAGGTGGTGTACCTGTAATTGGCACTCCTGAAACCAGTTCCGTTCAAATTATCTCCGGCCAACTTGAGATGTCTAATGTAGAATTAACAGAGGAGTTTGCGGAAATGATCGTAGCGCAACGCGGATTCCAAGCGAACGCGAGAACGATTACGACTTCCGACTCGATTTTAGAAGAAGTTGTGAACTTGAAACGATAAGTTGATGTGGGTTAGACTTTAGTAGCAGATGAGGATGGTACGGTAAACGATGCGAAGATTTTTGTTAATGATCATCAGCTTAATCCTACTGCTCACCGTGTCTGGTGTGACGATCTGGCAAGTGTTTAAGCAACCGAACGACCCAGCTATGTCCGCAAATTTGAACGCAGATAAGTTGGAAGAAAATTCAATGGAAACAGATGAATTAACAGTGAACTTGGCGGAACACGGCTATATTCTTTTGAAATTTCAATTGCAGGCTGACTCCGTTAAAACGAAACGAGAACTGGAACTTCGTATGCCTCAAATTCGACATCATATTATTCGGATTGCTTCTGTCAAAACATTGGTTGAGTTGAAGGGGGAGCAGGGGATTGAAAATTTAGAGGAAACCCTTCGGGCAGAGCTAAACGAATTAGTCAATACGGGTCAGGTGATAAAAGTTTATACGACAAAGATCATAGCGCGCGATTAATGATGTATGGGTAGGTGAGGATAGATGGCTGATGTTTTGTCGCAACATGAAATAGATGCTTTGTTGACAGCCATATCGACGGGCGATTTAAAGGAACCCGAGCTCGAGGAGCCAAAAAAGATAAAAATATATGACTTCAAGCGGGCCGTTCGCTTTTCGAAGGACCAAATTCGAAATTTGGTCCGACTTCATGAAGGTTACGCGCGCTTATTAACGAGTTTTTTTTCTGCGCAATTGCGGACATTTGCTAGGGTGAGCGTCGCATCCGTTGATCAACTTTCATATGAAGAATTTATGCGGTCTATTCCTGAGAAGACGGTTCTGTCAACGTTTGAAGGCAAAGGGATCCAGGGTCTGATGTTAATGGAGATGAGTCCCTACATTACTTATGCGATCTTAGATCGACTATTCGGCGGATCGGGATCACCTACCGATATGGAATTGAGCAATGGATTGACTGAAATCGAAGTGTCTGTATTAGAACGAATGAATAGCCGAATTTTGGACCTGTTTCACGAATCTTGGCAGGACTTGATGGAAGTTGATCCTCAATTACTAGAATTAGAAACGAACCCGCAATTTGTGCAAATTGTTCCGCCAAATGAGACGGTCATCGTCATCTCATTCAGTGTGGAAATCGGTGAGACTTCAGGATTATTAAACTTCTGTTTACCATATGTCGTGCTGGAACCGATTATACCGAAGTTGACAACTCAACAGTTATTTTCGATGAATCGACGAGAAAAAACGGAGCAGGAAGGCGAAGGTCTAAAAGACTCAATGCAACGGGTTGAATTACCGCTTGTTGCTGAGTTAGGCGCCACTCGGATTAGCATTCAGGACTTTTTAAATCTGGAGGCAGGTGATGTGATTCAATTGGATCAGCCAGTTGACAGTATGTTAAATCTCAAGGTGGGCCCCGAGGTGAAATTTCAAGGGTACCCTGGCGAGAGAAAAGGTCGATTGGCCATTCGGATTGAGCGGGCATTCAGTGAAGGGGTGGATAAGGATGAGTGACAATCATATTTTGTCGCAAGATGAAATAAATGCGTTGTTGAGTGGGGGACTTGACAACGAGGAGACGGAACAAGAAAGTCAGACGGACGAGATTGATCAGTGGCTAACTCTAATGGAGCAGGACGCTCTAGGTGAGATCGGGAATATCTCACTAGGTAACGCGGCGACAAGTCTGTCGATTTTGCTTGGACAAGATGTTGATATAACTACCCCAAAAGTACATACAGTTCACCAAAGTGAATTTAAGGATTTGTTTCCGACTCCACACGTCGGTATTCATGTCGATTATACAGATGGTTTTTTAGGGATGAATCTGTTTGTGTTGCAGGATCAGGATGCTAAAATTATTGCGGATTTGATGATGGGCGGGACGGGTCGACCGCAGGAAGAGGAATTATCCGAGTTGCATCTTAGCGCTGTGCAAGAAGCGATGAACCAAATGATGGGATCTGCAGCAACATCCATGTCAACGCTATTTGATCGGCTTGTCAATATTACGCCGCCCGCGATCCGTGTTTTGGATGCAGCAGAAGGGGAGCTGCCGTATTTTTCGGAGGATATCATTATCGGGGTTTCGTTTCGCTTAAAAATAGGCGAGCTTGTTGACTCAAATATGATTCAATTAATCCCTCTTTCTTTTGCAAAAGAAATGGTCGGAAGTTTACTAGGTGAGCCACAAACGCAAATGACTGAGGAACCTGTTGTTGACACGGCGTCTTCCGTCGCGGAAGTTGAAACGGAAGCATCTGAACCTGTTGAATTTCCTATCGAAACAGACGAACCTAGCGCTCCAGCGAGTGAAGCAGCTCAAAAGCAGGTGACCCCTGTTTCTTTTCCCTCGTTTACGGAACTTGATCTATCCGCCGTTCATGAGGGAAACTTAAATCTGCTGATGGATATTAAATTACAAGTATCAGTAGAATTAGGCAGATCGAAAAAGAAGATCAACGATATTTTAGGACTGCATAATGGATCCATAGTTGAATTAGAGCGATTGGCTGGAGAGCCTGTCGACGTTCTCGTTAATAATAAATTGATTGCAAAAGGTGAAGTGGTTGTACTAGGTGAAAATTTTGCTGTGCGCCTAACCGAAATCTTAAATTCCGCCGATCGTCTAAAAGATTAATAATCATTTGCCCTTTATTTTTAGAAGGGCGTTTTTTAATCTCTGCTAAAATAAATTATCTTGCTGCTGCGCGCTCATTCAGTTAAACAAAATCCGATAAGTTGCCGATAAAACACAGTAGAATAGTTGGTAACGAATAGGAGGTTTCGCTGATGGAAATCAATCGTGTTTCCCCTGTGACGAATAGACAATTACCGTTGGATCAACCTGATTCAAAAGAGCGATCGAAAGAAGAAAAGCAAGCTGATCGCGAGCAAGATATGGTTGCAAAACAGCCTGCGACAGAGAAAGACATGGCTAGGGCAGTTGAAGGATTAAATAAAATGTTTGAATCGGCGCATACGCATATTCAATTTACTTATCACGAAGAACTTGGCAAGTATTATGTACAAATTATTGATGAAAATGATGAAGTCATCAAAGAGATCCCCTCCAAAAAAATACTCGATATGGTTACGGAAATGGGTAAAGCGTTGGGCCTCATTTTCGATAGAAAAGTATAGAAAGGGCGGTGCTAAACAGTGATCAGTCAAGTCCGTTTTAGTGGACTCGCCTCCGGATTAGACACAGAGAATATTATTAAAAATTTAATGTCCGCTGAACGCATGCCGTTAAATAAAATGTTACAACAAAAACAATGGCAGGAATGGCAGCAAGAAGCGTATCGGGAAGCGAATAATAAGTTGCTAGATTTGCGCAGCTCAATGGAGAAATTGCGATTAAGCGGCTCGTTTAATCAATCGAAAGTAAGTTCATCGAATACATCTGCAGTTGATGTTAGTAGAGTGGGAAATCCAAGTTTGGAAAATTATACGATAACGGTTAATAAGCTTGCAGAACCCGCCCAACCCGCATCGGTGAAGTTTAATAAAATTAATATAGAAAATTCAAATATGGAATTAAAAGAGGAATTTAGCTTCAAGTTGAGCAATGGCGAAAAAAATAAAGATGGTTCGATCAAGGAAGATACAATTAAAGTATTGAAAACGGATACGATTAATACAGTCATCTCTAAAATTAACGCCCAATCCAATAAGACGGGTGTTACCGCTTTTCTTTCTGAAGGGGACGAAGGAAAAAGAATTGTTTTGACTTCAACTGAATCCGGAAAGGATTCTAACATTATTGTAAGTGACATTGATTATACTGGTGAACAAGGGGAGAATCCGCTAGGAATAGTGGACGGAAAGATGACGATACCTTTTGAGGGTGAACCTTCGCATAATTTTAACCTGGAGGAAGGTTTAGGTGGTTCCGTAAACAGTGGAAACGCTGGATCTGCTGGGATCATCACTATCAACGGGATGACGATTGAAACAAAAACTAACACCTTTACCTACGATGGAATGCGAATTAATTTAAAAAGCGCGAGTGACGGTCCGATCACGATCAACAAACAAACCGATACCGACGCTATTTTCAATGACATCAAAGGTTTTGTCGATAAATATAATGAAGTGATTGAGAGCTTAAATGGCAAATTAAGCGAAAAAAAATATAGAGATTTCCCGCCCTTGTTAGCAGAGCAAAAAGAAGATATGAAAGAAAAAGAAATCGAATTGTGGGAAGAAAAAGCAAAAAGCGGCTTACTCCGCAGCGATCCCCTTATTTCTAATGTGCTTACAAGTATGCGAACAAGCCTATATACATCCGTTTCTGTGATGGGAGAGGATGGAGAAGTTGAGAAAAAGTTGTCGTTAAGTCAATTTGGAATCACGACGAGCGATGATTATTTCGAAAATGGCAAGCTGGTGCTGGATGAAAATAAGTTGAAGGAAGCGATCACCAATAATTTAGACGATGTGAAAGCATTCTTCGCTCAATCTTCTAAAGAGGACGGCACAACGCTAAACAATCGAAAAAAACATGAGGAAAGTGGAATCGGCTACAGAATTTATAATCAACTGAACGAGTCAATGAAAGAGTTGACCGCAAAGGCAGGTTCAACCTCGAAGGTAGATAATAGCGTCTTGGGCAAAAGCATTGGACGGATCAATGATCAAATTAGTGATTTTGAACGGCGATTATCTTTAGTTGAGAGTCGATACTGGAAACAGTTTACCGCGATGGAGAAGGCCATTCAACAGGCCAATTCACAAAGTGGTTGGTTAATGCAGCAATTCGGTGGAATGTAAAGGGTTGGTGAATAACTATGTTACAAGAGAAAGAAGAGCTTTTTCAACAATATTATAAGACAACCTTTTTAGCCGTTTCTTCATCTGACCCTGAGGAAATTGTCACGTTCGTCAATAAACGAGAAGAGTTGATTGAGAAAATACAGGAGATCAATGCCACAGGGACGACGGAATTTAATGAGAAAACAAAGCAAATTATTCACAATATACTCGTGCTGGAAGCGGATTTGATCAGCAAGATGGAGAAGTTAAAGCAAGATGCCCAGGAACAAATTAGCTCGCTGAATGGCGCGAAAAAGTTACGAAGTCAATACGAACAAATGTATACAATGACAGATGGAGCTTTTTATGATAAACGGGGATAAGGAGAGGTGTTAGGCAGATGTTATCATCATCAACAAAGGCGCGCGAAACATACCAGAGAAACCAGGTTCAGACAGCGTCGCCCGGTGAATTAACCCTCATGCTTTATAATGGACTTGTCAGGAATATAAAACAGGCTAAGCAGTCAATCGAGGCGAAGCAAATTGAGGCCTCTCATTCTTTTATAATACGCGCTCAGGACATTATTACGGAACTGATGATTACGTTAAACATGGAGTATGATATCTCGAAGCAACTGATGCCTCTCTATGATTATATGAAGCAGTCACTCATCGAAGTGAATCTAAAGAAAGATCTGGATAAACTAGCTGAAGTAGAGGGAATGGCTGCGGAATTGAGAGAAACTTGGGCGCAAGCAATTAAATTAGCCAAGCAACCATAAAATCTTGAACCTTCATCAAGTTACTGGAAATAGTTGACCATTTAAGGCCAACACCGTTGTGCTGGCCTTTTCGCTTTTAAAAAGAAATAGGAATTAATAGAAGTTCATTGTCTTTTCGTACATATTGCTCTATTATTTATATAATTAGAGACTTTATACACACATAAAATGAATTGGCTCTCCTAATTGATCTAGATTCATTTATAGATGATTCAAAATATATTAATAGCATGATGGAGGGAAGGTATGTCACACAAGGTTTTAGTCGTCGACGATGCTGCTTTTATGAGAATGATGATCAAGGAAATTTTAACTAAAAATGGTTTTACTGTTGTTGCCGAGGCGGGAGACGGCATTCAAGCCATTGAGAAATATAAGGAATACACTCCCGATCTAGTAACAATGGACATTACGATGCCGGAGATGGATGGAATTACGGCTGTGAAAGAAATACGCAAGATCAATCCAGATGCAAAAATTATTATGTGTTCCGCAATGGGACAGCAAGCGATGGTCATTGACGCGATTCAGGCGGGGGCCAAAGATTTCATTGTAAAACCATTTCAAGCGGACCGCGTGCTGGAGGCCATTCGTAAAATACTAACTTAAATCTAGATTGGAGATG
This genomic window contains:
- the flgD gene encoding flagellar hook assembly protein FlgD, translated to MPTVNNVQGSYYQNVRTHEQKEIMGKEDFLKILIAQLRHQDPLQPMEDKEFIGQMTQFSSLEQMMNLNEAFLKFADSQNGLNAHASTIGKEISWFDPEINDLKSGLVTGVTTKEGSVFYIGDGWKVPIEQVSSIRQP
- a CDS encoding flagellar hook-basal body complex protein is translated as MLRSLYSGISGMQGFQTKLDVIGNNVANVNTVGYKKSRVMFQDILSQTVAGATAPGVAGGVNPKQIGLGVNAAAIDVVHSPGSPMTTNLSTDLSIDGDGFFIVSPDGGNAQYLTRAGNFTRDANGDLVTAQGYHVLDEDGNVINIPRYDESASIGYTSFSIDMNGQVWGTRGDDGTTELVSVDGGAGDTIGIATVNNPGGLQKLGGSLYEVTTNAHPGGVPVIGTPETSSVQIISGQLEMSNVELTEEFAEMIVAQRGFQANARTITTSDSILEEVVNLKR
- a CDS encoding flagellar basal body-associated FliL family protein → MRRFLLMIISLILLLTVSGVTIWQVFKQPNDPAMSANLNADKLEENSMETDELTVNLAEHGYILLKFQLQADSVKTKRELELRMPQIRHHIIRIASVKTLVELKGEQGIENLEETLRAELNELVNTGQVIKVYTTKIIARD
- the fliM gene encoding flagellar motor switch protein FliM, which translates into the protein MADVLSQHEIDALLTAISTGDLKEPELEEPKKIKIYDFKRAVRFSKDQIRNLVRLHEGYARLLTSFFSAQLRTFARVSVASVDQLSYEEFMRSIPEKTVLSTFEGKGIQGLMLMEMSPYITYAILDRLFGGSGSPTDMELSNGLTEIEVSVLERMNSRILDLFHESWQDLMEVDPQLLELETNPQFVQIVPPNETVIVISFSVEIGETSGLLNFCLPYVVLEPIIPKLTTQQLFSMNRREKTEQEGEGLKDSMQRVELPLVAELGATRISIQDFLNLEAGDVIQLDQPVDSMLNLKVGPEVKFQGYPGERKGRLAIRIERAFSEGVDKDE
- the fliY gene encoding flagellar motor switch phosphatase FliY, yielding MSDNHILSQDEINALLSGGLDNEETEQESQTDEIDQWLTLMEQDALGEIGNISLGNAATSLSILLGQDVDITTPKVHTVHQSEFKDLFPTPHVGIHVDYTDGFLGMNLFVLQDQDAKIIADLMMGGTGRPQEEELSELHLSAVQEAMNQMMGSAATSMSTLFDRLVNITPPAIRVLDAAEGELPYFSEDIIIGVSFRLKIGELVDSNMIQLIPLSFAKEMVGSLLGEPQTQMTEEPVVDTASSVAEVETEASEPVEFPIETDEPSAPASEAAQKQVTPVSFPSFTELDLSAVHEGNLNLLMDIKLQVSVELGRSKKKINDILGLHNGSIVELERLAGEPVDVLVNNKLIAKGEVVVLGENFAVRLTEILNSADRLKD
- a CDS encoding flagellar protein FlaG translates to MEINRVSPVTNRQLPLDQPDSKERSKEEKQADREQDMVAKQPATEKDMARAVEGLNKMFESAHTHIQFTYHEELGKYYVQIIDENDEVIKEIPSKKILDMVTEMGKALGLIFDRKV
- a CDS encoding flagellar hook-associated protein 2, which codes for MISQVRFSGLASGLDTENIIKNLMSAERMPLNKMLQQKQWQEWQQEAYREANNKLLDLRSSMEKLRLSGSFNQSKVSSSNTSAVDVSRVGNPSLENYTITVNKLAEPAQPASVKFNKINIENSNMELKEEFSFKLSNGEKNKDGSIKEDTIKVLKTDTINTVISKINAQSNKTGVTAFLSEGDEGKRIVLTSTESGKDSNIIVSDIDYTGEQGENPLGIVDGKMTIPFEGEPSHNFNLEEGLGGSVNSGNAGSAGIITINGMTIETKTNTFTYDGMRINLKSASDGPITINKQTDTDAIFNDIKGFVDKYNEVIESLNGKLSEKKYRDFPPLLAEQKEDMKEKEIELWEEKAKSGLLRSDPLISNVLTSMRTSLYTSVSVMGEDGEVEKKLSLSQFGITTSDDYFENGKLVLDENKLKEAITNNLDDVKAFFAQSSKEDGTTLNNRKKHEESGIGYRIYNQLNESMKELTAKAGSTSKVDNSVLGKSIGRINDQISDFERRLSLVESRYWKQFTAMEKAIQQANSQSGWLMQQFGGM
- a CDS encoding flagellar protein FliT, encoding MLQEKEELFQQYYKTTFLAVSSSDPEEIVTFVNKREELIEKIQEINATGTTEFNEKTKQIIHNILVLEADLISKMEKLKQDAQEQISSLNGAKKLRSQYEQMYTMTDGAFYDKRG
- the fliS gene encoding flagellar export chaperone FliS, whose protein sequence is MLSSSTKARETYQRNQVQTASPGELTLMLYNGLVRNIKQAKQSIEAKQIEASHSFIIRAQDIITELMITLNMEYDISKQLMPLYDYMKQSLIEVNLKKDLDKLAEVEGMAAELRETWAQAIKLAKQP
- a CDS encoding response regulator, translating into MSHKVLVVDDAAFMRMMIKEILTKNGFTVVAEAGDGIQAIEKYKEYTPDLVTMDITMPEMDGITAVKEIRKINPDAKIIMCSAMGQQAMVIDAIQAGAKDFIVKPFQADRVLEAIRKILT